A part of Citrifermentans bremense genomic DNA contains:
- a CDS encoding methyl-accepting chemotaxis protein, translating to MFFRKYLSSLRSTHIFMVCFGLLMGIVFPFYSWFFFGRQAFAPLYVFGCIAAGFIVGSFCYHIIKEALRLYVEHQLQILGRITNEASTKVTLDKGDELTQLMDCNEALMNRVLVMVENVSRLAADISARQARLSSDFSRTVHNNVQQAAKEKETIRAVDDMNAFFKDLLREIKDIASRTDERASISTEMSAATDAIALSIQEYSASVMETSASIEEMATSIKGTSTNIEALTASTEQTFNSINAIGSSITDIRDKARRTFDCSDKVRVQAVEGMEAMAATLAAMGEIEDHSDRSVNAINRLSSHSLRVGEFLEVIKEVVTQTNLLSLNASIIAAQAGDRGKAFAVVAEEVRALAKRTSASTDEIEELVGNIQKETVAAETAARLGKEKVAEGVKVSEKADAALHRIEESAAEASRMVQQIAAATDEQASGSRLITEEAEKNLSRVKQFRRAIQEEETGAQLIVRSLDRMRSLSEKITHSTDEQARGNRLYLKSVQDDNDKVKRLKETCMEQIAIGEMLRNDVAEVDQLIEGTAEEAKTMLGEIETISNLINDMHREMESFRKL from the coding sequence ATGTTCTTCAGAAAATACCTCTCTTCTTTGCGCAGCACCCATATCTTCATGGTCTGCTTCGGCCTTCTGATGGGGATCGTATTCCCATTCTATTCGTGGTTCTTCTTTGGTCGCCAGGCGTTCGCGCCGTTGTACGTCTTTGGCTGCATTGCCGCCGGTTTCATCGTGGGCAGCTTTTGCTACCACATAATCAAAGAAGCACTCAGGCTCTATGTCGAGCATCAGCTGCAAATCCTTGGCAGAATCACCAACGAGGCCTCCACTAAGGTAACACTTGACAAGGGTGACGAGCTCACGCAGCTCATGGATTGCAACGAGGCCCTGATGAACAGGGTGCTGGTCATGGTGGAAAATGTCTCGCGGCTGGCCGCCGACATATCTGCCAGGCAGGCACGGCTTAGCTCTGATTTCAGCAGGACAGTGCATAACAACGTGCAGCAGGCCGCCAAAGAGAAGGAGACAATCAGGGCCGTTGATGACATGAATGCTTTCTTCAAGGACCTGCTTCGCGAAATCAAGGACATCGCTTCACGAACTGATGAGCGTGCTTCCATATCGACCGAAATGAGCGCCGCCACCGACGCCATTGCCCTCAGCATCCAGGAGTATTCCGCATCCGTCATGGAAACCTCTGCTTCTATCGAGGAGATGGCGACCAGCATCAAAGGGACCTCGACCAACATCGAGGCGCTCACCGCGTCAACGGAGCAGACCTTTAACTCCATCAACGCCATTGGCAGTTCCATCACGGATATTCGCGACAAGGCTCGTCGCACTTTTGACTGCTCGGATAAGGTTCGGGTCCAGGCAGTTGAAGGCATGGAGGCGATGGCTGCGACTCTCGCTGCGATGGGCGAGATTGAGGATCACAGCGACCGGTCCGTCAATGCAATAAACAGGCTTTCTTCGCATTCCTTGCGGGTGGGAGAATTCCTGGAGGTGATAAAGGAAGTGGTCACGCAGACGAACCTTCTCTCCCTGAACGCATCCATTATCGCAGCGCAGGCTGGCGACCGCGGCAAGGCGTTTGCCGTCGTCGCTGAAGAGGTCCGCGCCCTCGCAAAGAGAACTTCTGCATCTACTGATGAAATAGAGGAGTTGGTAGGCAACATACAGAAAGAAACAGTTGCGGCAGAAACCGCGGCCAGGCTTGGCAAGGAAAAGGTCGCCGAAGGGGTGAAGGTCTCAGAAAAGGCTGATGCAGCCTTGCACCGGATAGAAGAAAGTGCGGCGGAGGCTTCCAGGATGGTCCAGCAGATCGCCGCAGCCACCGACGAGCAGGCGTCCGGAAGCAGGTTGATAACCGAAGAAGCCGAGAAGAACCTGTCTCGCGTGAAGCAGTTCAGGCGGGCCATCCAGGAGGAGGAGACCGGAGCACAGCTCATCGTCCGCAGCCTGGACCGGATGCGCAGCTTGTCCGAAAAGATCACCCACTCAACAGACGAGCAGGCACGAGGCAACCGCCTATACCTGAAGAGTGTCCAGGATGACAACGACAAGGTCAAAAGGTTGAAGGAGACCTGCATGGAGCAGATTGCCATCGGGGAAATGCTGCGCAACGATGTAGCCGAGGTGGACCAGTTGATAGAAGGCACCGCTGAAGAAGCAAAAACGATGCTCGGTGAGATCGAGACCATCAGCAACCTGATCAACGACATGCACCGCGAAATGGAGAGCTTCAGGAAGTTGTAG
- a CDS encoding DUF3943 domain-containing protein: MKTVLSWETGEGKSYLVPALEIPGFIVLLNGFDRLVLNDKEKDGKKVYSTNLSTIWEHLHRQNWTFDQDSFKVNQFGHPYEGATMYGLARSSGLNFWQSLVYSNVGSFLWEMAGETSRPSINDQITTGNAGSLLGEALFRMAGLVLEDAGPNPALGHQLAAAAISPPTAFNRLAFGERFKEVYPNHQPATLWRCMAGGSANVHSHNLSPVVQPSSRDGNAIAEFAMAYGLPGKPGYSYNRPLDYFDFQISTRARTHNLVESLTIRGLLKGTDYHVGEDYRGIWGLYGSYDYISPYLFRVSSTALSLGTTGQYWAAPGIAVQGTVMGGVGFGATGLETDVAEERGYHFGATPQGLLALGVLLGDKTILDVSSRGYYVSALGPDKLKGSEFVFRGAAALTVRIYGHHAVGLHYSESIRDTNYANIPSRYRSEGTLSLVYTFLSDINLGAVEWRDAYQR; encoded by the coding sequence TTGAAGACGGTTTTGTCCTGGGAGACCGGAGAGGGAAAGAGCTACCTTGTCCCGGCACTCGAGATACCGGGTTTCATCGTGCTCTTGAATGGCTTCGACCGGTTGGTTCTCAACGACAAGGAGAAGGACGGCAAAAAGGTATACTCCACCAACCTCTCCACCATCTGGGAGCACCTGCACCGGCAGAACTGGACCTTCGACCAGGACTCATTCAAGGTAAACCAGTTCGGGCACCCTTACGAGGGCGCCACTATGTACGGGCTGGCACGCTCGTCTGGACTTAACTTCTGGCAGTCGCTTGTGTACAGCAACGTCGGGAGCTTTCTCTGGGAAATGGCAGGGGAAACGTCGCGTCCATCCATAAACGACCAGATCACCACAGGCAACGCAGGTAGTCTTCTGGGCGAGGCGCTCTTCCGCATGGCAGGACTGGTGCTGGAGGACGCCGGCCCGAATCCCGCGCTGGGACACCAACTCGCAGCGGCAGCAATATCGCCTCCCACCGCTTTCAACCGTCTTGCCTTCGGGGAAAGGTTCAAGGAGGTCTACCCGAATCACCAGCCGGCGACTCTCTGGCGCTGCATGGCTGGGGGAAGCGCCAACGTGCACTCCCACAACCTGAGCCCAGTCGTCCAGCCGTCGAGCCGGGACGGCAACGCCATTGCCGAGTTCGCCATGGCGTATGGACTTCCCGGCAAACCAGGGTACAGCTACAACCGTCCGCTTGACTATTTCGATTTCCAGATCTCCACCCGCGCCAGAACCCACAACCTGGTCGAGTCGCTCACCATCAGGGGACTGCTCAAAGGGACCGATTACCACGTAGGGGAAGACTACCGCGGTATCTGGGGGCTGTACGGAAGCTATGACTACATTTCGCCCTACCTGTTTCGCGTTTCCAGCACTGCGCTTTCACTAGGAACGACGGGGCAGTATTGGGCCGCTCCCGGCATTGCCGTCCAGGGTACGGTCATGGGCGGGGTCGGTTTCGGGGCCACCGGCCTAGAGACAGACGTCGCCGAGGAAAGGGGTTATCACTTCGGCGCCACTCCCCAAGGACTCCTCGCTTTGGGCGTGCTGCTTGGGGACAAGACGATCCTAGATGTAAGCAGCCGGGGGTACTATGTAAGCGCGCTGGGCCCTGACAAATTGAAAGGGTCCGAATTCGTTTTCAGGGGGGCGGCTGCGTTGACCGTAAGGATATATGGTCACCACGCCGTGGGGCTGCACTATTCCGAGTCGATCCGGGACACAAACTATGCTAATATACCGTCGCGGTACCGGTCCGAAGGCACATTGAGCCTCGTCTACACCTTTCTCAGTGACATTAACCTGGGAGCAGTTGAGTGGCGAGATGCCTACCAACGCTGA
- a CDS encoding M48 family metallopeptidase: MKFLKSFLLSMLVTIPLMSGCAVNKSSVGGFNLVSVEEEKQLGDKFAVEIEKQHKVVNDPQLQSYIEGVGKKLLTGVRTVEFPYTFQVVQDETINAFAIPGGHTYVNTGLIKAAGSETELAAVIAHEINHVVARHSTRQMTQQYGYQLVTSLLLGGSQGELSKLAADMFGKAGTMYYSREMESQADYLGVETMYKAGYNPQGMVTFFKKLAATGESNPGSIARFFSSHPETVERIKAIQGEISTLPPKTYLPDSTSAFSQAKARAQKY; encoded by the coding sequence ATGAAATTCCTTAAGTCGTTCCTTCTCTCCATGCTTGTCACAATTCCACTCATGTCAGGTTGTGCAGTCAACAAGTCGTCAGTGGGCGGCTTCAACCTCGTTTCTGTTGAGGAAGAGAAGCAGCTGGGTGACAAATTCGCTGTCGAGATTGAAAAACAGCACAAGGTGGTAAACGACCCGCAACTGCAGAGCTACATCGAGGGCGTGGGGAAGAAGCTGCTGACTGGGGTGAGGACGGTGGAATTCCCGTACACCTTCCAGGTGGTGCAGGATGAGACCATCAACGCCTTTGCCATCCCCGGGGGGCACACCTATGTCAACACAGGGCTCATCAAGGCCGCGGGAAGCGAAACCGAGCTGGCAGCCGTCATCGCGCACGAGATAAACCACGTGGTCGCCAGGCATTCGACCCGGCAGATGACGCAGCAGTACGGTTATCAGCTCGTCACGAGCCTGCTGTTGGGGGGGAGCCAGGGTGAGCTCTCCAAGCTGGCCGCAGACATGTTCGGGAAGGCCGGGACCATGTACTACAGCCGCGAGATGGAGAGCCAGGCTGACTACCTGGGCGTCGAGACCATGTACAAGGCCGGGTACAACCCGCAGGGGATGGTGACCTTCTTCAAGAAGCTGGCCGCGACGGGTGAGAGCAATCCAGGCAGCATAGCGCGTTTCTTTTCGTCGCACCCGGAGACGGTGGAGAGGATAAAGGCGATCCAGGGGGAGATATCCACCCTGCCGCCCAAGACCTACCTGCCCGATTCGACCTCGGCATTCAGCCAGGCAAAGGCGAGGGCCCAGAAATACTAG
- a CDS encoding aminoacyl-histidine dipeptidase: MSDAIRGLEPESFWRCFAEIARIPRPSGHEARIGAFILDRARKLGLEAVQDDCGNIVVRKPASPGKEKVAGICLQSHLDMVCEKNADKVHDFLNDPIELVRRDQVITANGTTLGADNGVGVAASLALMEEGSLRHGPLEFLFTVEEETGLTGAKNLSPALVRSRTLLNLDSEEEGALYIGCAGGKDTVGCWSFDAEAAPADAVALAVAVKGLRGGHSGLEIDKGLGNAIKLLNRALCGLSEMGARVVAMNGGNMRNAIPREAAAKLYLPAANLAQAEALVSELDLVFRKELGTIDPGVKLTISREDLGGAKVIGAAVQEKLLKAVSALPSGVQRMSHDITGLVETSTNVSVISTSEGGVTLVTSQRSSSASRLREVVESVESIFELGGAMVEVSEGYPGWQPNVDSAILKLAQDSYRALYGRDAEVKAIHAGLECGIIGERIPGMDMVSLGPNMEKVHSPEEKVYIDSVAKFWNFLLEILKTAQ; encoded by the coding sequence ATGTCTGATGCAATCCGTGGGTTGGAACCCGAATCCTTCTGGCGCTGTTTCGCAGAAATAGCGAGGATCCCGAGGCCGTCAGGTCACGAGGCAAGAATAGGTGCCTTCATCCTGGACCGGGCCAGGAAACTGGGTCTCGAAGCGGTGCAGGATGACTGCGGCAACATCGTGGTGAGGAAACCCGCCTCGCCGGGCAAGGAGAAGGTCGCCGGCATCTGCCTGCAGTCCCACCTCGACATGGTGTGCGAGAAGAATGCGGACAAGGTGCACGACTTCCTGAACGACCCGATCGAACTGGTACGCAGGGATCAGGTGATAACGGCAAACGGCACCACGCTGGGCGCTGATAACGGGGTCGGTGTTGCCGCCTCCCTCGCGCTCATGGAAGAGGGTTCCCTGCGGCACGGGCCGCTGGAATTCCTGTTCACGGTGGAGGAAGAGACGGGACTGACCGGCGCCAAGAACCTGAGCCCTGCCCTGGTGCGTAGCAGGACCCTCCTCAACCTGGACTCGGAGGAAGAAGGGGCCCTCTACATCGGGTGCGCGGGGGGCAAGGATACGGTGGGATGCTGGAGTTTTGACGCGGAGGCGGCACCGGCGGATGCCGTTGCGCTGGCTGTCGCCGTGAAGGGGCTAAGAGGCGGACATTCCGGATTGGAGATAGACAAGGGGCTGGGAAACGCCATCAAGCTGTTGAACCGCGCGCTCTGCGGGCTCTCCGAAATGGGGGCTAGGGTCGTTGCTATGAACGGGGGGAACATGCGCAACGCCATTCCCCGCGAGGCAGCGGCGAAGCTCTATCTGCCTGCAGCGAATTTGGCGCAGGCCGAGGCGCTGGTGTCGGAACTGGACCTGGTATTCAGGAAGGAACTGGGGACGATCGACCCGGGCGTCAAGCTGACCATAAGCCGTGAAGATCTGGGGGGGGCGAAGGTCATCGGGGCGGCGGTGCAGGAGAAGCTCCTCAAGGCCGTCTCCGCGCTCCCCAGCGGCGTTCAGCGCATGAGCCACGACATCACTGGGCTGGTGGAAACCTCCACCAATGTCAGCGTGATCAGCACCAGCGAGGGCGGCGTCACCCTGGTCACCAGCCAGCGCAGTTCCTCTGCCTCACGGTTGAGGGAAGTGGTCGAGAGCGTCGAGTCTATATTCGAGTTGGGCGGCGCGATGGTGGAGGTGAGCGAGGGGTATCCGGGATGGCAGCCGAACGTCGACTCGGCGATCCTGAAACTGGCACAGGATAGTTACCGGGCGCTCTACGGCCGGGACGCGGAAGTTAAGGCCATCCACGCCGGCCTGGAATGCGGCATCATCGGGGAGCGGATTCCTGGAATGGACATGGTTTCGCTGGGGCCCAACATGGAAAAAGTGCACTCTCCGGAGGAGAAGGTCTACATCGACAGCGTGGCAAAGTTCTGGAACTTCCTGTTGGAGATTTTGAAGACCGCCCAGTGA
- a CDS encoding B12-binding domain-containing radical SAM protein, with the protein MKILLSTLHAKYVHASLALPYLASACADLPGMEFRILELTVNEQQDQLLAKLFAEAPDVLLFSCYIWNTDLTLKLASDLKQLLPGTFIVLGGPEVSYGSFEIMGRNGAVDCIVRGEGEESCRELLEALNGGMPLEDIPGITYRDHDEVVANPERGTIAKLDSIPSPFASGLVDLGKPLVYYETSRGCPFSCAFCMSSLENGVRSFSMERIEADLRLLMDKEVQTVKLADRTFNFDAQRANAIWRLILAENKSSKFHFEIAAELLTEENLALLAEVPAGMFRFEIGVQSGGEKTLAKVQRKSSLDKLYRNVRAVIERTRVTVHLDLVAGLPGESLEGFLESLQGLFELGGNHIQVEPLKVLKGTAMRGIARKEGYAYAEAAPYKVLRTPWLSFTDIRRIEAISRLLDLLYNSGRFAASLRQLCAGKEMAQVFADAAEFFESEGLLANVSLNLLFESVWRFGCSRLAGEELELFRDALCFDHCMIGYPGGQCPSFFTANVDKGEQGVPAGLAAKSGERVRYYRRRFARDYRSTPCGEAAVEFTFIYRSAPGEGLKVETL; encoded by the coding sequence ATGAAGATCCTGCTCTCCACGCTGCACGCAAAGTACGTCCATGCCTCGCTGGCCCTTCCCTATCTCGCCTCAGCCTGCGCCGACCTCCCGGGGATGGAGTTCCGAATCCTCGAGCTCACGGTGAACGAGCAGCAGGACCAACTCCTCGCGAAGCTGTTCGCCGAGGCGCCGGACGTCCTGCTCTTCTCCTGCTACATCTGGAATACCGATCTCACCTTGAAGCTTGCTTCCGACCTGAAGCAGCTTCTTCCCGGCACCTTCATCGTCCTGGGCGGCCCCGAGGTCTCCTACGGATCTTTCGAGATCATGGGGCGCAACGGCGCCGTAGACTGCATCGTGCGTGGAGAGGGAGAGGAGAGCTGCCGGGAGCTCTTGGAGGCCCTAAACGGCGGCATGCCGCTTGAGGATATACCGGGGATCACCTATCGGGATCATGACGAGGTGGTCGCCAACCCGGAGCGCGGAACGATAGCAAAGCTGGACTCCATCCCCTCCCCCTTTGCCTCCGGGCTCGTGGACCTAGGCAAGCCGCTGGTCTACTACGAGACTTCCCGCGGCTGTCCTTTCTCCTGCGCCTTCTGCATGTCCTCCCTGGAGAATGGGGTCCGCTCCTTTTCCATGGAGCGAATCGAAGCAGACCTGCGCCTGCTCATGGATAAGGAGGTCCAGACCGTGAAGCTTGCGGACCGGACCTTCAACTTCGACGCCCAAAGAGCCAACGCCATCTGGCGCTTGATCCTCGCCGAGAACAAGTCCAGCAAGTTTCACTTCGAGATCGCCGCCGAGCTTCTCACCGAGGAAAACCTGGCGCTCCTTGCGGAGGTGCCGGCCGGGATGTTCCGCTTCGAGATCGGCGTGCAGTCAGGTGGCGAAAAGACCCTCGCCAAGGTGCAACGGAAGTCGAGCCTGGACAAGCTGTATCGAAACGTCAGGGCAGTCATAGAGAGGACCAGGGTGACGGTCCACCTGGATCTGGTCGCGGGTCTTCCCGGGGAATCGCTGGAAGGTTTCCTGGAATCCCTGCAGGGGCTTTTCGAGCTGGGGGGAAACCACATCCAGGTCGAGCCGCTCAAGGTTCTGAAGGGGACAGCAATGCGAGGCATCGCCCGCAAGGAAGGGTATGCCTATGCCGAAGCGGCGCCCTACAAGGTGCTGCGAACACCGTGGCTCAGCTTCACCGACATTCGCCGCATAGAGGCCATCAGCCGCCTCCTGGACCTCCTATACAACAGCGGCAGGTTCGCAGCTTCGCTGCGTCAGCTGTGCGCCGGTAAGGAGATGGCACAGGTTTTTGCGGATGCCGCGGAGTTCTTCGAAAGCGAAGGTCTCTTGGCAAACGTGTCGCTGAACCTCTTGTTCGAATCCGTCTGGCGTTTTGGCTGCAGTCGGCTCGCGGGAGAGGAGCTGGAGCTCTTTCGTGACGCCCTCTGCTTCGACCACTGTATGATCGGCTATCCCGGCGGCCAGTGCCCCAGTTTCTTCACAGCCAACGTTGACAAGGGTGAACAGGGAGTACCCGCGGGGCTTGCGGCCAAGTCCGGGGAACGTGTCAGGTATTACCGGCGCCGGTTCGCCCGGGATTATCGCAGCACCCCCTGTGGCGAAGCCGCGGTAGAGTTCACCTTCATCTACCGTTCCGCCCCCGGCGAGGGGTTGAAGGTAGAAACCCTATAG
- a CDS encoding radical SAM protein, giving the protein MKTKRLPKLLYADGQGNIYDHPYLTMAGMSANEAVLPESVELIPLPEDSRLFTIPDTPPIAWDERQGSFVTVSRVKEGRRSIPVQAVSAFMAPGYMRTLLPACDYSQKKVHLPLWSYTAVGWDEETERFVVAATRVDDNENWLPKNYDDRKLDPLVRRMLAQFPKNRLIEQLSRCAVDYHCFAAKNLFFRRWEAPIPTSPVCNSRCLGCISLQPSDCCPSNHERIPFVPTPEEIVELMLPHLLEAPEPIVSYGQGCEGDPIMQADTVAEATRRLKAGSSRGTVNFNSNGSMPERVRMLCDAGMDSMRFSMNSVQEKFYNGYYRPTGYRFADVVESVKAAKQKGLFTMINYLVSPGVTDSPSEVEALLKFIEATGVDMLQMRNLSIDPAFYNERMGVEERGIGMYRMLQQVKKEFPKIQYGYFNRTKERFYPEGYEKGWPIKGKRRG; this is encoded by the coding sequence ATGAAAACGAAACGACTTCCTAAGCTCCTCTACGCCGACGGCCAGGGGAACATTTACGATCACCCGTACCTGACCATGGCCGGGATGAGCGCCAACGAAGCGGTGCTCCCGGAATCGGTGGAACTGATCCCCCTGCCGGAGGACAGCCGGCTTTTCACCATACCGGATACCCCCCCGATCGCCTGGGACGAGCGGCAGGGGAGCTTCGTCACCGTGAGCCGCGTCAAGGAGGGAAGGCGCAGCATCCCGGTTCAGGCCGTATCCGCCTTCATGGCGCCGGGGTACATGCGGACGCTCTTGCCCGCCTGCGACTACAGCCAGAAGAAGGTGCACCTGCCGCTTTGGTCCTACACTGCCGTCGGCTGGGACGAGGAGACGGAGCGCTTCGTGGTGGCCGCGACGCGGGTGGACGACAACGAGAACTGGCTCCCCAAGAACTACGACGATAGAAAGCTCGATCCCCTGGTGCGCCGCATGCTGGCGCAGTTCCCCAAAAACAGGCTCATCGAGCAGCTCTCCCGCTGTGCCGTGGACTATCACTGCTTCGCCGCCAAGAACCTTTTCTTCCGCAGATGGGAGGCGCCGATTCCGACCTCGCCGGTCTGCAATTCCCGCTGCCTTGGCTGCATCAGCCTCCAGCCCTCGGACTGCTGCCCCTCGAACCACGAGCGGATTCCCTTTGTGCCTACGCCGGAGGAGATCGTCGAGTTGATGCTGCCGCACCTTCTGGAAGCGCCCGAGCCGATCGTCTCCTACGGGCAGGGGTGCGAGGGGGATCCCATCATGCAGGCGGACACGGTGGCCGAGGCGACGAGGAGGCTCAAGGCGGGGAGTTCGCGCGGGACGGTGAACTTCAACTCCAACGGTTCCATGCCGGAGCGGGTCAGGATGCTTTGCGACGCGGGGATGGACTCGATGCGCTTTTCCATGAACTCGGTCCAGGAGAAATTCTACAACGGCTACTATCGTCCAACGGGGTACCGCTTCGCGGACGTGGTCGAGTCGGTGAAGGCCGCCAAGCAGAAGGGGCTTTTCACCATGATCAACTACCTGGTCTCCCCTGGCGTGACCGACAGCCCTTCCGAGGTGGAGGCTCTGCTGAAATTCATCGAAGCGACCGGCGTGGACATGCTGCAGATGAGGAACCTCTCCATCGATCCCGCTTTCTATAACGAGCGGATGGGAGTTGAAGAGCGGGGGATCGGCATGTACCGGATGCTGCAGCAGGTGAAGAAGGAGTTTCCGAAGATCCAGTACGGCTACTTCAACCGCACCAAAGAAAGGTTCTATCCGGAAGGGTATGAGAAGGGGTGGCCGATTAAAGGCAAAAGGCGGGGCTAG
- a CDS encoding DsbC family protein: protein MNKITLHGLKQLVGMAVLILVSLLVTTAFAQSDLDLDKAVKVGSGNIMVIEFTDPDCPFCRKAEAYFQKRSDVTRYIFFMPLARHPDSKGKVQYILSARDKAKAMREVTSDDFDMKKLSKITAKGKKLQKEHEEIARANKMTSTPTFVIYGRVVEGFDLKRLEPLLK from the coding sequence ATGAATAAGATAACTCTACATGGTCTGAAACAGCTGGTTGGAATGGCGGTCCTGATACTGGTGTCGCTGTTGGTGACAACAGCTTTCGCGCAAAGCGATCTGGATCTGGACAAGGCCGTGAAGGTGGGAAGTGGAAATATCATGGTGATCGAGTTTACCGATCCCGACTGTCCCTTCTGCCGTAAAGCCGAGGCGTATTTTCAGAAGAGAAGCGACGTCACCCGCTACATCTTCTTCATGCCCCTGGCCAGGCACCCTGACTCCAAGGGCAAGGTGCAGTACATACTTTCCGCCAGAGATAAGGCAAAAGCGATGCGTGAAGTGACCTCCGACGATTTCGATATGAAGAAGCTGTCTAAGATCACCGCGAAAGGGAAGAAACTACAAAAAGAGCACGAAGAGATCGCCCGCGCCAACAAGATGACCTCCACCCCCACCTTTGTCATCTACGGCAGGGTGGTGGAAGGCTTCGACCTGAAAAGACTGGAGCCGCTGCTGAAATGA
- a CDS encoding acylphosphatase, with product MKTRSTVIVRGRVQGVSFRYHTMRAATRHRVSGWVANLSDGSVKACFEGESDDVEAMVEWCRRGPELARVDELSEQKGEYSGEFTGFEIRGGDE from the coding sequence GTGAAGACAAGATCGACCGTCATAGTGCGGGGGAGAGTCCAGGGCGTCTCCTTTCGTTACCACACGATGCGCGCTGCAACGAGGCACAGGGTCTCGGGGTGGGTGGCTAACCTCTCCGACGGCTCGGTCAAGGCATGCTTCGAGGGGGAGTCGGACGATGTGGAGGCGATGGTTGAGTGGTGTCGGAGAGGGCCCGAACTGGCCCGGGTGGACGAATTGAGCGAGCAGAAGGGTGAGTATTCCGGAGAGTTCACCGGTTTCGAGATAAGAGGTGGCGATGAATAA